One genomic region from Candidatus Dormiibacterota bacterium encodes:
- a CDS encoding flagellar biosynthesis protein FlhA: protein MTRLPVYAFAGIVLAIVAILIVPLPPWLLDILLAINIFGSALVLLLAVTVEEPLQFSAFAPALLLATLFRLSLDVSATRLILTQGATPGAAGSIIPAFGDFVVRGNLVVGLIVFAILVTIQFVVIASGSQRVAEVAARFTLDAMPGKQMAIDADVHAGALDADGARRKRAAVQREADFYGAMDGAGKFVKGDAVAALVIVALNLLGGVVVGIAYHGLSPLDALNTFALLSIGNALVTTLPAFLISTAMGMMVTRVASDGALGADLAAQLFARSDVLRSAGALLLLLSFVPALPRGVFLVLALVAFGLAQGAARRRHLAERAQAAAGERARRQAMRRPELALGLVGVDALSIDIGADLAALLAPPLADALLDRVGEVRRALASEIGIVLPGVRLRDDLARDPRTYAIRVRDRVVGEGVLDLDRLLAVADAQLLERLGATVLAEPVYGLPGAWIAQSERERAIDVGALVFDPISVIGSHLAETARRFASELVGRQELQTLLEHLRTTHPAAVKDIGGEALPLGTVHRAVGMLLSESAWPRDPLAVFEAMLESGEREPRELAEAARRAILPDLLRRRGIDRLEPLVLDPECERELIVDWLGRDGERAIDPQRVLGLRERIEAYAGVVARERAALLCGATLRATLAGILARSGLRIEVLSYAELPPELPVTPHAIVAV, encoded by the coding sequence CTGCAATTCTCGGCGTTCGCGCCCGCATTGCTGCTGGCGACGTTGTTCCGGCTCTCGCTCGACGTTTCGGCCACGCGCTTGATTCTGACGCAGGGTGCGACGCCGGGGGCGGCCGGCTCGATCATCCCGGCCTTCGGCGACTTCGTCGTTCGTGGAAATCTCGTTGTCGGGCTGATCGTCTTTGCGATTTTGGTGACTATTCAGTTCGTCGTGATCGCGAGCGGGTCGCAACGTGTGGCCGAAGTAGCGGCGCGCTTTACGCTCGATGCGATGCCCGGAAAGCAGATGGCCATCGACGCCGACGTGCATGCCGGCGCGCTCGATGCCGACGGTGCGCGCCGCAAGCGCGCGGCCGTGCAGCGCGAAGCCGATTTTTACGGCGCGATGGACGGTGCCGGTAAATTCGTCAAAGGCGATGCGGTGGCGGCGCTGGTCATCGTGGCGTTGAATCTGCTTGGCGGCGTAGTCGTCGGCATCGCGTATCACGGCCTTTCACCCCTCGATGCGCTGAACACGTTTGCGCTACTCTCGATCGGCAATGCGCTGGTGACGACGCTACCGGCGTTCCTCATCTCCACGGCAATGGGCATGATGGTTACGCGCGTTGCGTCGGATGGTGCGCTCGGGGCCGATCTCGCAGCACAACTCTTCGCGCGTTCCGACGTGTTGCGTAGCGCCGGGGCGCTGCTGTTGTTGCTTTCATTCGTCCCGGCGTTGCCGCGCGGGGTGTTTCTCGTACTGGCGTTGGTTGCGTTTGGGCTGGCGCAGGGCGCCGCCCGTAGACGGCATCTCGCCGAGCGCGCGCAGGCCGCCGCCGGCGAGCGCGCGCGACGCCAGGCGATGCGCCGTCCCGAGTTGGCGCTCGGATTGGTCGGCGTGGACGCGCTCTCGATCGATATCGGCGCCGATCTCGCGGCACTGCTTGCGCCGCCGCTCGCGGACGCGCTGCTGGATCGCGTCGGCGAGGTGCGTCGCGCATTGGCTAGCGAGATCGGCATCGTGCTGCCGGGGGTGCGCTTGCGCGACGATCTCGCGCGCGACCCGCGGACGTATGCGATTCGCGTGCGCGATCGCGTTGTGGGCGAAGGTGTGCTCGATCTCGATCGCCTGCTGGCCGTAGCCGACGCGCAGCTGCTGGAGCGCTTGGGCGCCACGGTGCTTGCCGAGCCCGTCTACGGCCTGCCCGGTGCGTGGATCGCGCAGTCCGAGCGCGAACGCGCGATCGACGTGGGCGCCCTGGTGTTCGACCCGATTTCCGTCATCGGCTCGCACCTGGCCGAAACGGCGCGCCGTTTCGCCTCCGAGCTGGTCGGCCGCCAAGAATTGCAAACGCTGCTCGAGCATCTGCGCACCACGCACCCCGCGGCGGTAAAAGACATCGGCGGCGAGGCGCTGCCGTTGGGTACCGTCCATCGAGCGGTCGGCATGCTCTTATCCGAGAGCGCGTGGCCGCGCGACCCGCTGGCGGTATTCGAAGCGATGTTGGAAAGCGGCGAGCGAGAGCCTCGCGAGCTCGCGGAGGCGGCTCGCCGAGCCATCCTCCCCGATCTACTGCGCCGTCGAGGCATCGATCGGCTCGAACCCTTGGTGCTGGACCCGGAATGCGAACGGGAACTGATCGTCGATTGGCTTGGCCGCGACGGGGAGCGGGCGATCGATCCGCAGCGAGTGCTCGGCCTGCGCGAGCGGATTGAGGCCTATGCCGGAGTCGTCGCACGCGAGCGGGCGGCCCTCCTCTGCGGCGCGACCCTGCGGGCCACTCTTGCCGGCATCCTCGCTCGCTCCGGCCTGCGCATCGAGGTACTGAGCTACGCCGAGCTCCCGCCGGAGCTGCCGGTCACCCCCCACGCGATCGTCGCCGTGTAG